The Kribbella sp. NBC_00662 nucleotide sequence GACAATGGCGAAGTGACAGGTAAGCCGAAAGCCCGTGAGCTCAACGACGTGATCCGCTACACCTTGTGGTCGGTCTTCAAGGTCGAGACACCGCTCGGTGATGCGGATCGGGACGAGCTGACCGCCGAGCTCACCGACCTGGTCGGGAAGCTCGCCGCCGACGACGTGGTGATCCGTGGCATCTACGACGTCGAGGGATTCCGGGCCGACGCCGACTTCATGATCTGGTGGCACGCGCCGACGTCCGACGCGCTGCAGCAGGCGTACCACGCGCTGCGCCGGTCGCGGCTCGGCCGGCACCTGGTCCCGGTCTGGTCGCAGTTCGCGCTGCACCGGCCGGCGGAGTTCAACAAGAGCCACATCCCGGCGTTCCTGGCCGACGAGGAGCCGCGGCCGTACGTCTGCGTCTACCCGTTCGTCCGGTCCTACGAGTGGTACCTGCTGCCGGACGAGGAGCGCCGGTTCATGCTCGCCGAGCACGGCAAGATGGCGCGCACCTACCCCGACGTACGGGCGAACACGGTCGCGTCGTTCGCGCTCGGCGACTACGAGTGGATCCTCGCCTTCGAGGCCGACGAGCTGCACCGGATGGTCGACCTGATGCGCGACCTGCGCGCGTCGACGGCCCGGCGGCACGTGCGCGAAGAGGTCCCGTTCTACACCGGCAAACGCACGGAGCTCGGCGAGCTGGTCGCTAACCTGGTGTGATGACTCGCAAGGCTTTTCCGGTGCTCTACGTCCAGGACGTGCGCCGGTCGGTCGAGTTCTACAGCCTGCTCGGCTACGAGTCGACGTACCAGTTCCCGCTGGAAGGTACCCCGCACTACGTCGGCATGGAGCGAGGCGACTCGTCGCTCGGCCTGTCCGACGCGAACTGGCCCGAGGCCCAGCTCGGCATCACCGTGGGTGCTGCACCGCGCTTCGAGCTGTTCGTGTACGTCGACGACGTCGAGGCCGAGGTGGAAGTCTTCCGGGCCGCGGGCCATCCCGTCCTGCAGGAGCCCGCGACCATGCCCTGGGGTGAGCGACAGGCGTACCTCGCCGACCCGGAGGGCAACCCGGTCGCGCTGGCCACACCGATCTAGGGCCGATCTAAGTACCGGGCTTCTGCAGCAGGTAGTCCTCGGCGCGCATCGACGTGGGCGGCCGGACGTCGGCCGGGATGAGTTCGCGCAGGTCGCGCTCGGTCAGACTGTCGGGGTCGCGGGCGGACAGCCGGGTGGCCTGGTTGGAGACGGCTTCCTCGAGCACGTTCCGGATGAAACGGCCGTTGCCGAAGCTGTGGCCGCGGGGGGCGGGCGGGATGACGGTGCGGACCTTGTCGAGCACGTCCTCGCCGTAGATCATCCCCTTCTGCCGGGCCTGCAGCTCGAAGATCGCGACCAGTTGGTCGGTGTCGTACTCGCTGAACGACAGCAGCTTCGGGAAGCGTGACGCCAGACCGGTGTTCGACTCCATGAAGCGCTGCATCTCGCGGTGGTAGCCGGCGACGATCACGATGCAGTCGTTGCGGTGGTCCTCC carries:
- the hemQ gene encoding hydrogen peroxide-dependent heme synthase — translated: MTGKPKARELNDVIRYTLWSVFKVETPLGDADRDELTAELTDLVGKLAADDVVIRGIYDVEGFRADADFMIWWHAPTSDALQQAYHALRRSRLGRHLVPVWSQFALHRPAEFNKSHIPAFLADEEPRPYVCVYPFVRSYEWYLLPDEERRFMLAEHGKMARTYPDVRANTVASFALGDYEWILAFEADELHRMVDLMRDLRASTARRHVREEVPFYTGKRTELGELVANLV
- a CDS encoding VOC family protein, whose protein sequence is MTRKAFPVLYVQDVRRSVEFYSLLGYESTYQFPLEGTPHYVGMERGDSSLGLSDANWPEAQLGITVGAAPRFELFVYVDDVEAEVEVFRAAGHPVLQEPATMPWGERQAYLADPEGNPVALATPI